In Nitrospira sp., one genomic interval encodes:
- a CDS encoding glycosyltransferase yields MTPGSDLPDDAHTTPLTPETEAQVEQFDRTDILVGIPSFNNVETIGHVVRAVSAGLAKYFPQARAVLVNSDGGSTDGTQQVVAQAVVDLKTLFIGDQQSSLHKIITPYHGIPGKGSAFRTIFEIARRLKAKACAVVDSDLRSITPEWIELLVSPVFEQGFDYVAPYYLRHKYDGTITNSIVYPLTRTLYGHRIRQPIGGDFGFSGHLAQHYLDKHVWESEVAKFGIDIWMTTEAIASGARVCQSFLGAKIHNPKDPAADLSAMLVQVLGAVFALMEDHYGVWAKTDGSNVVPLFGFQYEVGVEPVNVNVDRMISTFRQGLSDLGTIWDQILAPGTRQSLKPLGACALQDFRIADSLWARVVYDAAVAYRNRVLPRDHVLKAFTPLYLGRTASFVLDTQGLTSSEAEGRIETLCQAFEKDKSYLVARWNEPPAG; encoded by the coding sequence ATGACACCTGGCTCTGACCTGCCCGATGATGCTCACACCACTCCGCTGACGCCTGAAACCGAGGCGCAGGTCGAGCAATTCGACCGTACCGACATCCTAGTCGGGATTCCCAGCTTCAACAACGTCGAAACCATCGGCCACGTGGTCCGCGCGGTCAGCGCCGGGTTGGCGAAATACTTTCCCCAGGCTCGAGCGGTGTTGGTCAACTCCGACGGCGGGTCGACGGACGGAACGCAGCAGGTCGTGGCCCAAGCGGTCGTGGATCTCAAGACCCTCTTCATCGGGGATCAACAGAGCTCGCTCCATAAAATCATCACGCCGTACCATGGTATTCCCGGCAAGGGGAGCGCCTTTCGCACGATTTTCGAGATTGCGCGCCGCTTGAAGGCGAAGGCCTGTGCCGTGGTGGATTCGGATTTGCGAAGCATCACACCCGAGTGGATCGAACTATTGGTGAGCCCGGTGTTCGAACAGGGGTTCGATTATGTGGCCCCCTATTACCTGCGGCACAAGTATGACGGCACGATCACGAACAGCATCGTCTATCCCTTGACGCGGACGCTCTACGGGCATCGCATCAGGCAACCGATCGGCGGCGACTTCGGTTTTTCAGGCCATTTGGCGCAACATTATCTGGATAAACATGTCTGGGAATCCGAAGTGGCCAAGTTCGGCATCGATATCTGGATGACTACGGAAGCGATCGCCAGTGGGGCTCGGGTGTGTCAAAGTTTTCTCGGGGCGAAGATCCACAACCCCAAAGACCCGGCAGCGGACTTGTCGGCCATGTTGGTGCAGGTTCTTGGCGCGGTCTTCGCCTTGATGGAAGATCACTACGGCGTCTGGGCGAAGACGGACGGGTCGAACGTCGTGCCGCTGTTCGGGTTTCAATATGAGGTCGGTGTGGAGCCGGTCAACGTCAACGTGGACCGAATGATCAGTACATTCCGGCAGGGATTGAGCGACCTCGGCACAATCTGGGATCAAATTTTAGCCCCGGGGACCAGGCAGAGCCTGAAACCGTTGGGCGCCTGCGCCCTGCAGGATTTTCGCATCGCCGACAGCCTGTGGGCGCGAGTGGTCTATGATGCGGCGGTGGCCTACCGCAATCGAGTCTTACCGCGCGACCACGTCTTGAAGGCATTTACTCCCTTGTACCTGGGCCGCACCGCGTCGTTCGTGTTGGATACGCAGGGGCTGACCTCCAGCGAGGCGGAGGGGCGGATCGAAACTCTCTGCCAAGCGTTCGAAAAGGACAAGTCCTACCTGGTGGCGCGATGGAATGAACCCCCTGCGGGGTGA